The Equus caballus isolate H_3958 breed thoroughbred chromosome 19, TB-T2T, whole genome shotgun sequence DNA window TTCTCTCCAGCTAATGGAGTCATTCTCCCTCTTTCTAAGACATACTGCTTTGCCTTTGCAAGGTGATTGGGCAACCCAATCAAAGTCATTGATTCTTGATTTAGAACAAAGTCTATATGtggatgcttttttttaaattcatcagCAAAACTGGTGCCATGTAAGTGCTTCCTCTCCTTGCCCAAAGGTTTCAGCGCAAGAACTTCTCTCATCAGCTGACATGAGAAGTGTTGATAGGCATCGATGAAACTCTCATAAGCATGCACAGACAGATCCAACTCCTTGTCCTTAGGTTCAAATAGAATGCGGGTTTTCCCTAAAACCTTACTTTTAGTATTGTACTTTTTTTCTATCTCTGACATTTCCTGGAGTAATTCAGCTTCTAAAAGCTTATAGTGAATGGTGTCAACCTCAATTCCATTCATCCAGCACCCAGAAGTGCGTATTTTCACAGGTGCCTTGACCCGACTTTCAGGGATTTGGTGGGCAAGAAAATGCTTGGCAGCTGAAACGTCATCTTGTGTCCCAAGGAGAGTtaattctcctcctttctcctttataCAGAGCTTTGTAAACTGGCGATTCAATTCCTGTTTGATCCTGTTTGCCTGCTTACTGTCTGCAAAAGGAACGCGTTCCTGCCCCAGAGTTGGTACCATCTTCTGAAACTCACTGGCAAAATAATCACGAGCTGCTTCACTGTCGTCTGACTGGCTTGAGATGAAGTCTAAATAGACCATATCTGAAGAACTCTCCTGAGCTTTTATTTCTACATGAAATCTTCTCTCTATTGAGTCTATTTTATGAGGAAAGTTATATTTGAAGTATTCAAAGAAAGGCAAGGGAACTTCACAACGCTTGCTTTCTTCTTCTAACCTGGTTGTTGGTTCAGAAGGAGAAACACAGCTGTTCCACACCCCCTGGAGGAGTGGATCCCTCTCTTTTGTCAAAGTGGACAATTCACATTTCTGCTCACTCTGCAGGAGTTGCTCACTCAAGAAGTGATGTATTTTTTCAATATCGCTGAAGTCACCGCACACCTTCTCAATGCCATCGTGGCCTTCCATTCTTCTGACACTGGGGCAGAGGGTGGTTATGTGTTCCCTCTGCTCTTTAGAGAAGAGGTTACAGTTCAGGTCAGCTGTGACAGCAAGGAAGAtctgaaaatttaaaaggaacaaataaaaccTCTCAGACATCCAGGCCTATTGTCTCCTCTCAGGAGAATGTCTAGAGACTAGAGAACAACCACTATGTCTTCCCTTAGCAGATGGTGCTTCTTTCAAATCCTTTTTGCGGAGGATGCAGCATGCTAAGCTCAGAGGCTCTGGGCCCtgtctgcacattagaatcacctggggagttaaaaaaaaaaaaaaagccaaggcCAGGCACACCTCCAGAGATCCCAATATAAATGTGGCACCTGGGcactaacattttttaaaactccgtGGACCATAAGTCTGGATTCTAGAGCTGCCACGACCTGTCTGACCTTGGGGGATGGGATGGAGGGAAGGCAATTCTGCCTTCTGGGCAAGCTGCTGTGTTTCTCATAAGACAGTCTGTGAGCCTGGAAGGGAACCATAAATCGGAGGAGGATGTTTTTTCCTAtcactgttttttctcttcttttacctcctttttaattttttttaactaaacatCTAACTGCATGCAATGTTGCTGGGTCCCCTAAACCCTGGCCTTTAGGAGCTCAAATATGAGACAGACACATGTGATTCAGCTAAAAAGGACAGAGGCAAATTGAACGTAATATAAAAGCAAGATTGCTCATGCTTTGTGTCCCTCAAGGTCTTCGCACATGCTCGCTCTTCTGCATGGAACATCCTTCCTCTACATTTGCCTTCAGAATGTTTCCTGAATCCAGCCACTCCTCAGACTTCCATCAAGACCACCCAGAGTCCAAGCCATTATCATCCTGCGTCTGGCCCCCTGCAACCCCTCCTGACTGGGCTCTGACCGTCCACTCCAGCCCCTTCCTATATTcagttctccacacagcagccggGGTGGTCCTTTAGAAAAGTACATCAGATTGCCCCACTCCCCTGGCTCAAAACCTTCTGATAAATTTAAGTTAAAAGCTAAAGTTTTTACCTTCATGCCGCCAAAGACCTGACTTCTGGGttcctctctgtccctttcctATCACTGTCTCCCTTGCTCACTGCCCTCCAAGCACACTGGCCTCCCTCTTGAAGCTCCTGGGGCTCGGGGTGTAAGCTCCTGCCTCTGGTCCTCAGCACTtgttcttccctctgcctagGACACTCATCCCCCAGGAATCCACTTAGCCAGCTCCCTTACTTCACTCATGTCTCCACTCAGATGTCACCTCATTTGAGAGGTTTTACTTGATATCTTATTTAAAATAGCGGTCCTGTCACTGTCTATCATTTatcctgctttattcttcttgCTAGCACTTATCACTGGCAGTCATTTAGTACAGGTCTATTAGTTTACAATTATTGTCTGTttccctcactagaatgtaacGCACCTGAGGGCAGTGTGTGCTGTCTTCCTGGCTGTGTCCCCAGCTCCTgtgacagtgcctagcacacagtatgCAGTTGCTATTGATTTGTTGAATGACTCTTtgcatggctggctccttctcatcattcCCCTCCTCCGAGAACACCacctccttcttccccttcctttccttgGCGCTGTCACTCTCTAAGGCAAACCCCCACTATATGTTTTCTTCTTAGCACATATCACTCtctaaaattactttatttatttgtttacttgcttaTTATCTTTCTATGTATCTTCCCACCCCCAGCAGGGACCTCATCTGTGTGTTCACCTGTGTCCCAGTGCCAAAaccagtgcctggctcatagtatgTCCTCAGCAAATGGTCGTTGGACCAATAATGAAAATTATGGTGAGTGGAGAGGAAGAAGCTGGAACATACCCAAGTCCTTCTTTCAATACTCACCTTTTGGACACAGGAATCCACAGCATTAGGAATATGTTCTTCATGTGGATGCTTCTCACCAAACCTCACCCCTTCTCGTGACTGTGTCAGTGAAGACATTCTGGGTCGTGGATTCTTCTCTATAGGCTTTTCAGTGGGTTCCAGGAAAATAGTCACACGTTTGCTGTCAACCACAATCTGGTGCTCTCTTTTTTTCAACACTCCCTCCTTAGCTTCAGTGGAGACatcaatacacacatacacagagaaatGGGAGAGGTTTCAAATAATCCTCTTATTCATGCATCTGCCCCATACCCTCCCGGTAAGGGCTGCTCCCTGCATCCTGGAATGGTGGTTGGTAACAGGGACATGAGGAAGCTTTTCAAAACTCTAAAGTGGGCAACTTAAGTTTTAATGTAGAAATGAAAGCTTAATGATAATGGAATGTCAGCCTCTCATTAAAAGTCATGTTTCTGAAACAGTCTCCAATTTCCCATTTCAGTGACAAGGAATACTACTTATTATATGAAGTTGAAACCGGGGGCCAACTTGTTTAACTATACtcagttgtctgtttgcaaaagtagttagataatgTATTCCTAAAGCCCACACTACAGATAACATCTCTAACTCTTGGGTCACCATCATAAGAGATActtaagtttttcaggaactaAGAGTGGACTCCTTGTCCACTACAGGCCGGCTAAGATCATGGACTCATCAACCCGGCCTGCGAGGATACCAG harbors:
- the DTX3L gene encoding E3 ubiquitin-protein ligase DTX3L, with translation MASNLGPPSPLLVRVSEPGSRLHRKLEKYFQSRESGGGECTVRLSDRSTQDTFVVEFRERAAKEGVLKKREHQIVVDSKRVTIFLEPTEKPIEKNPRPRMSSLTQSREGVRFGEKHPHEEHIPNAVDSCVQKIFLAVTADLNCNLFSKEQREHITTLCPSVRRMEGHDGIEKVCGDFSDIEKIHHFLSEQLLQSEQKCELSTLTKERDPLLQGVWNSCVSPSEPTTRLEEESKRCEVPLPFFEYFKYNFPHKIDSIERRFHVEIKAQESSSDMVYLDFISSQSDDSEAARDYFASEFQKMVPTLGQERVPFADSKQANRIKQELNRQFTKLCIKEKGGELTLLGTQDDVSAAKHFLAHQIPESRVKAPVKIRTSGCWMNGIEVDTIHYKLLEAELLQEMSEIEKKYNTKSKVLGKTRILFEPKDKELDLSVHAYESFIDAYQHFSCQLMREVLALKPLGKERKHLHGTSFADEFKKKHPHIDFVLNQESMTLIGLPNHLAKAKQYVLERGRMTPLAGEKWNEDRETSMDIDSNDSETASPTSQHSASSGASRVDNEKDTCVICMDIISDKQVLPKCKHEFCRPCIYKAMSFKPVCPVCQTSYGIQKGNQPEGIMTVAVSRNSLPGYESCGSIVIDYIMEGGIQTKEHPNPGRRYLGIHRTAYLPDNKEGNEVLRLLRRAFDQKLIFTVGDSRVTGASDVITWNDIHHKTSPFGGPDKYGYPDPDYLKRVKQELKDKGIE